A single window of Loxodonta africana isolate mLoxAfr1 chromosome 10, mLoxAfr1.hap2, whole genome shotgun sequence DNA harbors:
- the PTGDR gene encoding prostaglandin D2 receptor isoform X2 produces the protein MRPLLYRCHNITSVERGNSATIGGVLFSAGLVGNLLALGLLARSGLGFSLPRSPPSVFFVLVCGLTVTDLLGKCLVSPVVLAAYAQNRSLKGLLPASDTSLCQAFAFFMSFFGLASTLQLLAMALDCWLSLGHPFFYRRHITLRRGALVAPVVGAFCLVFCSLPFVGFGEFVQYCPGTWCFIQMVHEDGSLSVLGYSVLYASLMALLVLATVLCNLGAMRNLYLMHQRLRRSPRSGTRGRVEPGAGEREASPQPLEELDHLLLLAVMTVLFSMCSLPLIGPLSPIMDLDAQQALGNAVASRTGG, from the coding sequence ATGAGGCCGCTGCTCTACCGCTGCCACAACATTACATCAGTGGAGAGGGGTAACTCAGCGACTATCGGTGGGGTGCTCTTTAGCGCGGGTCTCGTGGGCAACCTGCTGGCCCTGGGGCTCCTGGCGCGCTCGGGGCTGGGGTTCAGTCTGCCGCGCTCGCCACCCTCGGTCTTCTTCGTGCTGGTGTGTGGTCTGACGGTTACGGACTTGCTGGGCAAGTGCCTCGTGAGCCCTGTGGTGTTGGCCGCCTACGCGCAGAACCGGAGTCTGAAGGGGCTGTTGCCCGCGTCGGACACCTCACTGTGTCAAGCCTTTGCCTTCTTCATGTCCTTCTTTGGCCTTGCCTCGACGTTGCAGCTCCTAGCCATGGCGCTGGATTGCTGGCTATCTCTGGGGCACCCCTTCTTCTACCGACGGCACATCACCCTGCGCCGGGGCGCACTGGTGGCGCCCGTCGTGGGTGCCTTCTGCCTGGTTTTCTGCTCCCTGCCCTTTGTGGGCTTCGGGGAGTTCGTGCAGTACTGCCCCGGCACCTGGTGCTTTATTCAGATGGTCCACGAGGACGGTTCGTTGTCGGTGCTGGGCTACTCGGTGCTCTACGCCAGCCTCATGGCGCTGCTGGTCTTAGCCACCGTGCTGTGCAACCTGGGCGCCATGCGCAACCTCTACTTGATGCACCAGAGGCTGCGGCGGAGCCCGCGCTCAGGCACCAGGGGCCGCGTGGAGCCGGGCGCCGGCGAGAGGGAGGCGTCCCCACAGCCCCTGGAGGAGCTGGATCACCTCCTGCTGCTGGCCGTCATGACCGTGCTCTTCTCCATGTGCTCCCTGCCTTTAATT